tgttttttaatattattttattttcactttttgatttttattttaaagagaaATAAAGGTTTTctgataaataaaaaataaagattttagATAATAAAATATTAGGAAATGACTATAACACCCTGATAGACCTAATGAATTACAAAGTCACGCATATAAAACCTAAACATCCGCCTCCTAGGGTTTCTGCGTTCTCATCGTCTTCGGCGCGCTTCAGCAGTATTCTCACTTCTCTCGTCTGAAGCTGCAACCTGAGGTAACCTCTCTCCCTCATCTCCGCCGTCTTCTTAAGCCTATTATTACTCACTTCCTTCTTCAACCTCTGCTACTCTCCACGAATTTCTCTCTGTATTTTTCTTCTCGAATGTTTACTCTGCTTCTCTGAAGCGAGCAAAGAATTTTGAATACGAATTTAGTTAATCTCTCATAGAAATCTCTTAACCTTTGAAGATTCAATTGCGTTTGTACAGAGCCATGGCGACTGAAGTTGTAGCCGATCCAATCCAGCATTTCCAGGAACCTCACAACGATGTCAAGCTCTTCAACAAGTGGAGCTTCGACGATGTTCAGGTCTTGCCTTTTGCTTTCAAATCTCTACTACATGGCTATCTGTTTGATTCGGAACGTTATGAATGCGATTTTCTATGTTTTCAGTTTCATTCATGGATTGACAGATCTAATTAGGGAGCATGACTTTTGTTAGgtagagaaattgaaataatgCGCTGGAGTTTTTAGATTTTATActttggttgatgttgttttAGTTGTGTTCGTATAATATGGAGAAGACTAGATGAATGAAGTTTTGATAAGACTGTAATCTTGTTAGAGATCAATAGGGTAAATTGGATATATGCAACTATAGATGAGCttgtttttgttctgttttAGATTCTCTAGTGTGCCTTTCTCTTGTTGATTCAGTTCTGCAACTTAGGTGACTAGTTATTGTTTGGTGAGCCGAGTTTGATCTGTTTTCATGCATCATTGTGCAATTATTCCTGTTGTAGATTATGTTTTTGTTCATATCTTTGTTTTTCCGGCTGGTTTGCTAGTACTTCTAGATTATGTGTCAGTTTTCCTCGACTCTTTTTTAGTATGTTGTGATGCTAAACTAATCTGCTCTTGTCTGTATATTGATTTTGTCAAGTCCTTACGAATTTTTTTTCATCACATACAGGTCAATGACATCTCACTTGGAGATTACATTGGAGTGGCCCAGTCCAAACATGCAACTTATGTGCCTCACACTGCTGGGAGGTACTCAGTGAAACGTTTCAGGAAAGCTCAATGCCCCATTGTGGAGAGGCTTACAAACTCACTCATGATGCATGGGAGAAACAACGGGAAGAAGTTGATGGCTGTTAGGATTGTTAGGCATGCAATGGAAATCATCCATTTGCTTACTGATCTGAACCCCATTCAAGTTATTGTTGATGCTGTTGTTAACAGGTAAGGGGATGCAAATATGGTTATCTTTATCAATTACataatttttccttttgcttaTTGATTGATATTTGCGGGAAACCTGTAGCTGCCTCTAATATTTCTTGtgtgtgttttgtttattttacaatCAGTGGTCCACGTGAAGATGCTACTCGTATTGGGTCTGCCGGAGTTGTTAGGCGTCAGGCTGTGGATATCTCACCTCTGAGACGGGTGAACCAGGCTATCTATCTCATCACAACTGGTGCTCGTGAGTCTGCTTTCAGGAACATCAAAACCATTGCTGAATGCTTGGCCGATGAGCTTATTAATGCTGCCAAAGGTTCCTCTAACAGGTGCAGATGGCTTGCTTTCTTATGTCTCATTGTTTGTTATAGCTTTTCTTTGGTTCATTGCTTTGTTTCTAACTTATGGTTCTGTTTTTGGGCGTAGTTATGCTATCAAGAAGAAGGATGAGATTGAAAGGGTTGCCAAGGCCAATCGTTAAGGTGTCGTGGAAGCTTCTGGTACCAAAGACTATAATCTAAAAGCAAAGTGGGTGTTATGTATCAAAGGACaaaattggttttgtttatcTTTTTGTAATGACCTTATGCTAGCTCCAATTTCGGATGTGTACTGTTTTGTTTCGTGAAGACATCGATCTTTTTCTTTGCTTCTAGTATGTTATCAAACAATGTTTGGAATTAAGAGAAGACAGGTGACAACttagaatttttatgattagCTCATTCTGTTTGTCAAATTAAAGGGGAGAGAGATCTATATCTGAAACCTTCAAGCCTTGCAAACAAATAGGTGAATAAAATGTTTCTCCTAAAACACCGAACGGATGTGTGGTAAAGGTATAATCCCGGCCCAACACTGCTCGGTGGCTACAAGAGACGGTTGTTCACATTGCGTAAttgggtttgtttgtttatgaTGGTAGTAACTAGGGCTGTCACTTGATTTGGAAATTACCAAATTAATTCAATATTAACTGATattttaagtttggtaaactgattttttttttttgaagcgaAACCGACTTTTTGATAATTGAGACCGataaaactgaaattgaaaattaccgaaaaagttggtttggttttggtaaatatcgaatctaccgattatctaaatattagctttatatactatgattttcaatacacatacatgtatattaagaaataaacataaaatttttcataatagtatgaacattactacgggctagtttgggattgctgtgacttaaaaaaaaaaactgctgctaCTGTGttatgagaataatcagctgtgaattaaaacagtttcatgTTTGATAAATagtatttttaaaagtgctatcAGTCATCAAACAAttgcagagtgtgttttgatctaCAGCTGCTAGTTTGGaattgctgtgacttttaaaaaaaaaattgctgctaCTATGttatgagaataatcagctgtgaattaaaacagtttcgtgtttggtaaatagtatttttaaaagtgctgtcagtacataaaacaactgcagagtgtgttttgatctaCAGTTGCTTTTACGAGCAACCTCTagactgcttctaaaatctgttg
Above is a genomic segment from Rosa chinensis cultivar Old Blush chromosome 3, RchiOBHm-V2, whole genome shotgun sequence containing:
- the LOC112195291 gene encoding 40S ribosomal protein S5 — translated: MATEVVADPIQHFQEPHNDVKLFNKWSFDDVQVNDISLGDYIGVAQSKHATYVPHTAGRYSVKRFRKAQCPIVERLTNSLMMHGRNNGKKLMAVRIVRHAMEIIHLLTDLNPIQVIVDAVVNSGPREDATRIGSAGVVRRQAVDISPLRRVNQAIYLITTGARESAFRNIKTIAECLADELINAAKGSSNSYAIKKKDEIERVAKANR